The segment CGACAGCTGGCCCAGCGCAGTCTTCTTGCGGGCGCGCAAGGCTTCGCGCAGCACCACAAAGGCTTCTTCCGCCAGCTCGTCCTGCGGCACGACGTAATACGGCTTTTCGAAATAGAACACGTCGATCTCGTTGGTGTCGACGAACTGCACCAGTTCCAGCGTGCGCTTGCTCTCGATCTTGACCGCCTCGATCTCGTCCTCTTCCAGCAAGACGTAATTGCCCTTGGATACCTCGAAGCCCTTGACGATCTCGTCCCGGTCGACCGGACCGATGCCTTGGACGACCTTTTCGTAATTGATCCGCTTGCCGCTGGGTTCGTGAATCTGGTGGAACTGGATCGCCGCGCCGCTCTTGGTGGCGGAATAGATTTCGACGGGAATGGAGACGAGCGCCAGCCTGATCTGACCCGTCCAATATGCGCGTGCGGCCATGGTTATCCCCTTGCTGTGCAGGGTCAGCGATTCATCGGCAGATTCGGTTCCAATCGGTGCCCGGGGTACCTATCTGCGGCGGACATGATCGCGCAGACCATCCAACTCGCGCTCGCGCCGGTGTTCGTGCTGGTGGCGATCAGCAACATCCTCAACCTGCTGTCCACCCGGCTCAGCCGGGTGGTCGATCGCAGCCGTGCGCTGCAAGGCCGCCATGCGGAAACCGAGGGCGCCGATCACGACATGGTCGTGCGCGAAATCCGCATGATCGACCGGCGGATCAACCTGATCGGCCGCTCGATGCGCAGCCTGGTCGTGGGCAGCCTGGCGATCGGACTGACCGTAGCGCTGCTGTTCCTAGAGGAGCTGGCCGGGCTCGATTTGCAGCGCGTGGCCGCCGGCACCTTTATGGCCTCGATCGGCCTGCTGATGTGGGCGCTGGTGCTGTTCCTGCGCGAAACGCAGACCGCCTCGGCCGCGCTGCGGATCCCCGCGGAATACCTGGAGCAGGAACGGCCGCTGTAGGGGTGTCTCCCGCAGGGGGAGCGGTTACGCGTCCTTCGGCGGGGCGACCAGCTTCTTGCCCTGCGACTGAATCGCGCTGGCGATCATCGGCTCGACGAACGACAGCGCCGCCGGCAGCGGCACTTCGAACACCAGTTGCCCCGGTTCCAGATCGACGTGCGCATGCAGCGTCTGGCCCATCGCCATGATGTCCATCGTCATCCGGTTCTCGCTCGGCCACATGGTCCGCACCGTCCCGCCGCCGGGAATGCTGTCGGCGATCTTGTGGCTTTTCGACTTGAGCCGATCGCGCACCACGTCGTTTTCAAGCGTATGCGGAATGGCGACGCGCATCAGGCGGGGTCCTTGGCTGGGGAGATCGGGGGAGCGGGCAGAGCGACGTCGCCCTCGCCGTACTTGTAATCGAGGTAGCGGGTCTTGATCGCCAGATCATCGAGCGATCCTTCGGCGAGCTGCCGGGTCACCCGGTCGATCTCGTCGCTGATCTTGCTGAGGCCCCCGGCGAGCTGGTCGTCCGGGGTGGCGCCGGCGCGCTGTTCGGTCC is part of the Altererythrobacter sp. TH136 genome and harbors:
- a CDS encoding DUF2721 domain-containing protein, with the translated sequence MIAQTIQLALAPVFVLVAISNILNLLSTRLSRVVDRSRALQGRHAETEGADHDMVVREIRMIDRRINLIGRSMRSLVVGSLAIGLTVALLFLEELAGLDLQRVAAGTFMASIGLLMWALVLFLRETQTASAALRIPAEYLEQERPL
- a CDS encoding polyhydroxyalkanoic acid system family protein, which produces MRVAIPHTLENDVVRDRLKSKSHKIADSIPGGGTVRTMWPSENRMTMDIMAMGQTLHAHVDLEPGQLVFEVPLPAALSFVEPMIASAIQSQGKKLVAPPKDA